From one Triticum urartu cultivar G1812 chromosome 3, Tu2.1, whole genome shotgun sequence genomic stretch:
- the LOC125543056 gene encoding ABC transporter B family member 11-like, with protein sequence MAPAGGAGGAAAAAKRVPMYRLFAFADRRDAALMAVGAAAAMANGVAMPFLAFLVGDLVDAFGPAHRADLVHAVSKVAVRFVYLALASGVAGFLQVSCWMVTGERQAARIRGLYLETILRQDISFFDVETSTGEVIERMSSDTVLIQDAIGEKVGKFLQLVSTFLGGFIIAFTRGWLLSLVMLSSIPPIVAAAAVMSLVLSKLSNRSQMAYAEAGKVVEQTIGSIRTVISFTGESRAISEYKEHLKISYKSAVHQGIAGGLGVGSLLLIVFCSYGLAVWYGAKLIIEKGYTGGYIINVLMAIMTGAMALGQSSPCLTAFASGQIAAHKMLATIYRKPEIDASDKSGLILENFVGNVELKDVHFSYPARPEQLIFNGFSITIPTGMTVALVGESGSGKSTVIGLVERFYDPQSGEVLLDGVNLKQLNLSWVRQKIGLVSQEPILFTTTIRENIEYGKKGATEEEIRRSTVLANAAKFIDKLPNGLDTMVGEHGTQLSGGQKQRIAIARAILKNPSILLLDEATSALDAESERVVQDALNNIMVNRTTIVVAHRLSTVKNADTISVLHRGQLVEQGPHVELIKDPDGAYSQLLRLQEVNTKREGSHGDDSSRLQSASDTANSASQHSSIKPSFGRSMSRYSPQGGSRRNSQTFSLHEHETKGVDDAKSGKNVIRRLLYLHKPEIPILLLGCTAGAANGAILPVFGMLLSSAINTFYEPPQQLRKDSVFWAEMYVILGVISIFVIPLQYALFNMAGGKLIERIRAVSFSRVVYQEIGWFDDPLNSSGAIGSRLSGDAASVKSIAGDVLSLIVQSISTAVVGIVIAMISNWKLACIVLCFLPCVIAQSYAQTRLMRGFGADAKEMYEQASTIATDAIGNIRTVASFCAEEKIIESYRKKCEGPVRQGVRQGAISGVGYGFSFALLFCFYAISFYVGARFVHNGTAEVGQVFRVFFALTMMAVGVSQSSSLARDFAKVQNAAASIFKIIDRKSKIDASHEVGTTLEAVEGNIELQHVSFKYPARTDVQIFRDLCLRIPSGKTVALVGESGSGKSTVIALIERFYDPDSGGIFLDGVDLKTLKLTWLRQQIGLVGQEPVLFNDTIRANIAYGKMEQVSEDEIVAVAKAANADRFISTLPNGYDTSVGERGVQLSGGQKQRIAIARAILKNPKLLLLDEATSALDAESERMVQEALDRVTVGRTTVVVAHRLSTITAADKIAVVKNGVVAEEGQHEQLLRLPGGAYASLVALQSSSS encoded by the exons ATGGCGCcagcgggaggagcgggaggcgccgccgccgcggcgaagAGGGTGCCGATGTACCGGCTGTTCGCGTTCGCGGACCGGCGGGACGCGGCGCTGATGGCGGTCGGCGCCGCGGCGGCCATGGCCAACGGCGTCGCGATGCCCTTCCTCGCCTTCCTCGTCGGCGACCTCGTCGACGCCTTCGGCCCCGCCCACCGCGCCGACCTCGTCCACGCCGTCTCCAAG GTTGCTGTCAGATTTGTGTATCTAGCATTAGCTTCTGGAGTGGCAGGGTTTCTTC AGGTGTCATGCTGGATGGTGACTGGAGAAAGACAGGCTGCACGCATCCGTGGGCTGTACCTCGAGACCATACTTAGACAAGATATATCATTTTTCGATGTGGAGAcgtcaactggagaagttattgaAAGGATGTCTAGTGACACAGTGTTAATTCAAGATGCAATTGGAGAAAAG GTGGGCAAGTTTCTCCAACTGGTATCAACATTTCTGGGTGGATTTATCATCGCATTTACAAGAGGCTGGCTTCTGTCCCTTGTTATGTTGTCAAGTATTCCTCCTATTGTAGCAGCCGCTGCAGTCATGTCACTTGTTCTATCAAAGTTATCAAACCGTTCCCAGATGGCCTATGCTGAAGCAGGGAAAGTGGTTGAACAGACAATAGGATCAATCAGAACG GTGATATCTTTCACCGGAGAGAGCAGAGCAATTAGTGAATACAAAGAGCATTTGAAAATATCATACAAGTCAGCAGTCCACCAGGGTATTGCCGGGGGCCTTGGAGTTGGTTCACTTCTGCTTATTGTTTTCTGCAGCTATGGATTAGCTGTATGGTATGGTGCAAAGCTGATTATTGAAAAGGGATATACTGGTGGCTATATCATTAATGTGTTGATGGCCATCATGACTGGTGCAAT GGCTCTTGGACAGTCTTCTCCATGCTTAACTGCTTTTGCATCAGGACAGATTGCGGCTCACAAAATGCTTGCAACCATTTATAGAAAACCTGAGATTGACGCAAGTGATAAGAGTGGTCTTATATTGGAGAACTTTGTTGGAAATGTTGAATTGAAAGATGTCCATTTCAGTTACCCTGCACGGCCTGAGCAACTTATCTTCAATGGCTTCTCTATAACCATTCCAACTGGCATGACGGTGGCACTGGTTGGGGAGAGTGGAAGCGGGAAATCTACTGTAATTGGCTTGGTAGAGAGATTCTATGATCCACAATCAGGTGAAGTTCTTTTGGATGGTGTTAATCTGAAACAGCTAAACCTTAGCTGGGTAAGGCAGAAAATAGGGCTTGTTAGCCAAGAACCTATTCTTTTCACAACTACTATACGAGAAAACATAGAATATGGAAAGAAGGGTGCGACAGAGGAAGAAATTAGGAGATCAACTGTGCTTGCTAATGCTGCGAAGTTCATCGACAAGTTACCAAAT GGACTGGATACAATGGTTGGTGAGCATGGAACACAACTATCTGGTGGACAGAAACAAAGAATTGCAATCGCAAGAGCAATTTTGAAGAACCCCAGCATACTACTTCTTGATGAAGCTACAAGCGCACTTGATGCCGAGTCTGAACGTGTAGTTCAAGATGCACTAAATAATATCATGGTGAACAGAACCACAATAGTTGTAGCGCATCGCCTGAGCACTGTAAAAAATGCTGATACAATATCAGTGCTACACCGTGGACAGCTTGTGGAGCAAG GGCCGCATGTTGAGTTGATAAAGGATCCCGATGGAGCCTACTCCCAACTTTTACGGCTGCAAGAGGTTAATACGAAAAGGGAGGGATCTCATGGAGATGACTCCAGCAGGTTACAATCAGCATCTGATACTGCAAATTCTGCAAGTCAACATAGCAGTATAAAGCCATCCTTTGGGAGATCTATGAGTAGATATTCACCACAGGGTGGAAGCAGAAGAAACTCGCAAACATTCTCATTGCATGAACATGAAACCAAAGGGGTTGATGATGCCAAGTCAGGGAAGAATGTGATCAGACGCCTGCTGTACCTCCATAAGCCTGAGATTCCAATCCTTCTGTTAGGATGCACTGCTGGTGCAGCCAATGGTGCTATACTTCCTGTGTTCGGCATGCTGCTTTCAAGTGCCATTAACACATTCTATGAACCGCCACAACAATTGCGAAAAGACTCCGTATTCTGGGCAGAGATGTATGTGATATTGGgtgtgatctccatctttgtcATCCCATTGCAATACGCTTTGTTCAACATGGCAGGTGGTAAACTTATCGAGCGCATACGTGCGGTTTCATTTAGTCGGGTTGTTTACCAGGAAATAGGATGGTTCGATGACCCTCTGAACAGCAG CGGCGCAATAGGCTCCAGACTATCAGGGGATGCGGCGTCTGTTAAAAGCATTGCTGGGGATGTCTTGTCATTGATAGTGCAAAGCATAAGCACTGCTGTTGTCGGTATCGTAATAGCCATGATTTCAAACTGGAAACTAGCATGCATTGTATTGTGCTTCCTTCCTTGCGTGATTGCACAGAGTTATGCTCAAACGAGGTTAATGAGGGGTTTTGGTGCTGATGCCAAG GAAATGTATGAACAAGCGAGCACAATTGCCACTGACGCAATCGGTAACATCAGAACTGTTGCTTCATTTTGTGCAGAAGAGAAGATAATTGAAAGCTACCGAAAGAAATGTGAAGGTCCTGTGAGACAAGGAGTTCGTCAGGGCGCTATAAGTGGTGTGGGTTATGGATTCTCATTCGCGTTGCTCTTCTGTTTTTATGCCATATCCTTTTACGTTGGAGCTCGCTTTGTACACAATGGGACTGCAGAAGTTGGGCAAGTCTTCAGG GTCTTCTTTGCTTTAACCATGATGGCTGTTGGGGTTTCTCAGTCGAGTTCCCTTGCTCGGGATTTTGCGAAAGTGCAAAATGCAGCTGCCTCCATTTTCAAGATTATTGATAGGAAATCCAAGATTGACGCAAGCCATGAGGTAGGAACGACACTAGAGGCAGTGGAAGGGAATATAGAGTTGCAGCACGTGAGCTTCAAGTACCCTGCTCGGACCGATGTGCAAATCTTCAGAGATTTGTGCTTGAGGATACCATCTGGCAAG ACTGTTGCGCTTGTCGGGGAAAGCGGAAGTGGGAAATCTACAGTGATAGCCTTGATCGAGAGGTTCTACGATCCTGACTCTGGCGGCATCTTTCTAGATGGGGTGGATCTGAAGACCCTCAAGCTCACCTGGCTCAGGCAGCAGATTGGTCTGGTAGGCCAAGAGCCGGTCCTCTTCAATGACACCATCAGAGCAAACATCGCGTACGGCAAGATGGAGCAGGTATCCGAGGATGAGATCGTTGCCGTCGCCAAGGCCGCCAATGCCGACAGGTTCATCTCCACCCTCCCAAACGGGTACGACACGAGCGTCGGCGAGCGCGGGGTGCAGCTGTCGGGTGGGCAGAAGCAGCGGATAGCCATCGCCAGGGCGATCCTCAAGAACCCCAAGCTGCTGCTCCTGGACGAGGCGACCAGCGCGCTGGACGCGGAGTCGGAGCGCATGGTGCAGGAGGCCCTGGACAGGGTGACGGTCGGGAGGACAACCGTGGTCGTGGCTCACCGACTGTCGACCATCACTGCCGCCGACAAGATTGCAGTGGTCAAGAACGGGGTGGTCGCCGAGGAAGGCCAGCATGAGCAGCTGCTTCGCCTGCCAGGTGGTGCCTACGCGTCCCTTGTTGCCTTGCAGTCTAGCAGCTCCTGA